Proteins encoded in a region of the candidate division WOR-3 bacterium genome:
- a CDS encoding sugar transferase: MLKIILLFTDIVAIVTSYFLSKFLRYHSGVHYIPNQLSTFLFLVFVILLISYLYDLYNHYYYAQSGRVFFKLVNVWIFSFIAYVIVGFLTKFYFLNNSRGFIFCFFFISYPLVTSFLRLLIIPKILISYFSKSEHRTNCKYIGPEDKFNQLKQFFEENPIIGFNLINSNANDEELNKSEIFLFSSEKDFGNLYKEIKRHSSIGRKVHIVTGLFNDLPLKWEWCKIDNLPIVSIKINGEKKWQVIVRRILDIILSLIVLVIFFPFFIIVALAIKLESSGPVIYKQKRCGKDGNEFTLYKFRSMYNNNSQEKRENDFKAFIENKTQKGKIINYNEITRVGRILRRTSIDEFPQFINVLKGDMTLIGPRPPIPYEVKYYKDWHKDRLKIKPGVSGLWQVYGRGSMPCDSSIFLDLIYALNRSLTLDIKLLFQTVPAVILGKGAY; this comes from the coding sequence ATGCTTAAAATCATCTTATTGTTTACCGACATTGTCGCAATTGTTACTTCATATTTCTTATCAAAATTTTTGCGATACCATAGTGGTGTCCATTACATTCCCAATCAATTATCTACATTTCTATTTCTCGTTTTCGTAATACTGTTAATTAGTTATCTTTATGATTTGTATAATCATTATTATTACGCCCAATCGGGTCGTGTTTTTTTTAAACTCGTAAACGTCTGGATATTTTCCTTTATTGCTTATGTTATTGTTGGATTTCTTACAAAATTTTATTTCTTGAACAATAGCCGTGGTTTTATATTCTGTTTTTTCTTTATTTCATATCCCCTTGTTACATCTTTCTTACGATTATTAATAATCCCCAAAATTTTAATCAGTTACTTCTCTAAATCCGAACATAGAACTAATTGTAAATATATCGGACCTGAAGATAAATTTAATCAACTTAAGCAATTTTTTGAGGAAAATCCAATCATCGGATTTAATCTAATAAATTCAAATGCTAATGACGAGGAATTAAATAAATCGGAAATTTTTCTATTTAGTTCAGAAAAAGATTTTGGGAATTTGTATAAAGAAATAAAAAGGCATTCATCAATTGGTAGAAAAGTGCATATTGTTACTGGTTTATTCAATGACCTTCCATTGAAATGGGAATGGTGTAAAATAGATAATCTACCAATAGTTTCAATAAAAATTAATGGCGAAAAAAAATGGCAGGTTATTGTTCGACGAATTCTTGATATTATTTTATCACTTATAGTATTAGTCATTTTTTTCCCATTTTTTATAATCGTTGCCCTTGCTATTAAATTGGAGTCTTCAGGTCCCGTAATATATAAGCAAAAAAGATGCGGAAAGGATGGAAATGAATTCACACTTTATAAATTCCGTTCAATGTATAATAATAATTCCCAGGAAAAAAGGGAGAACGATTTTAAGGCATTTATTGAAAATAAGACACAAAAAGGCAAGATTATTAACTATAATGAGATAACAAGGGTGGGCAGAATCTTAAGGAGGACTTCTATTGATGAATTTCCTCAGTTTATCAATGTATTAAAAGGAGATATGACATTGATTGGACCAAGACCACCCATACCTTATGAGGTTAAATATTACAAAGATTGGCATAAAGACAGATTAAAAATAAAACCCGGAGTAAGCGGTCTCTGGCAGGTTTATGGCCGTGGTAGTATGCCCTGTGATTCTTCAATATTTTTAGATTTGATATATGCATTAAATCGCTCCCTCACCCTGGATATAAAATTGTTATTCCAAACAGTACCGGCAGTTATATTGGGAAAAGGAGCATATTAA